The proteins below come from a single Aegilops tauschii subsp. strangulata cultivar AL8/78 chromosome 6, Aet v6.0, whole genome shotgun sequence genomic window:
- the LOC109787273 gene encoding putative invertase inhibitor, giving the protein MRRHCQALSCCLVVLLFFILVSSSSASTLEHMCKYIARTRKDIGYDYCIKFFQANKTSATADNRGLGVIATQISRAVASDTLKRIDTLLASEKDKKIHAPLSDCRVLYSAAVNLLKVAANLNAVVLDTYTCENGFRVLGVTSPLAAEDARFLKDCSIALIITSTFW; this is encoded by the coding sequence ATGAGGAGGCATTGCCAAGCTCTCTCATGCTGTCTCGTcgtcctcctcttcttcatcctcgTCTCGTCCAGCAGCGCTTCCACTCTAGAGCACATGTGCAAGTACATCGCCAGAACCCGCAAGGATATCGGCTACGACTACTGCATCAAGTTTTTCCAAGCCAACAAAACTAGCGCCACCGCCGACAACCGCGGCCTTGGCGTTATCGCCACGCAGATCAGCCGCGCAGTAGCCTCGGACACCCTCAAGCGAATCGACACACTCCTGGCTTCGGAGAAGGACAAGAAGATCCATGCGCCCCTCTCTGACTGCCGCGTGCTGTACTCAGCCGCGGTGAACTTGCTCAAGGTGGCGGCGAACCTCAACGCCGTGGTATTGGACACCTACACCTGTGAGAATGGGTTCCGCGTGCTAGGCGTGACTTCACCACTGGCCGCGGAGGACGCCAGGTTCCTTAAGGACTGCTCCATCGCTCTCATTATAACGAGCACGTTCTGGTAG